From a region of the Mus pahari chromosome 12, PAHARI_EIJ_v1.1, whole genome shotgun sequence genome:
- the Bach1 gene encoding transcription regulator protein BACH1, whose protein sequence is MSVSERAVFAYESSVHSTNVLLSLNDQRKKDVLCDVTVLVEGQRFRAHRSVLAACSSYFHSRIVGQTDAELTVTLPEEVTVKGFEPLIQFAYTAKLILSKDNVDEVCRCVEFLSVHNIEESCFQFLKFKFLDSTSEQQECTRKKCFSSHCQKADFKFSFSEQKDLEIDEADEFLEKKSVQTPHCDSQRCEGSVKASPPLQDSVSQACQSLCVDKDGALALPSLCPKYRKFQKAFGTDKIRTLESSVRDVHTASVPPNETSELECFGGVQGCADLHVILKCEGVKPGMESEDTKGKDPTPQCPAEQAQVTPLPQDSAGPHGLYSLSVLHTYEQSGDVVFAGMQSKTVKTEKPLSGPDAQDEKPLENQDLYLKSSTGPKEDSSSLASEDRSSVEREVAEHLAKGFWSDICSTDSPCQMQLSPAVAKDGSEQGYSQRRSECPWLGIRISESPEPGQRTFTTLSSVNCPFISTLSSEGCSSNLEIGNYDYVAEPQQEPCPYACVISLGDDSETDTEGDSESCSAREQDCEVKLPFNAQRIISLSRNDFQSLLKMHKLTPEQLDCIHDIRRRSKNRIAAQRCRKRKLDCIQNLESEIEKLQSEKESLLKERDHILSTLGETKQNLTGLCQQVCKEAALSPEQIQILAKYSASDCPLSFLISEKGKSTPDGELAFTSVFSVCDVPPTAPPPCGRGNSAASQELVQESPSTTAAAPEQATLLEPCRQSAGISDFCQQMSDKCTTDE, encoded by the exons ATGTCTGTGAGTGAGAGGGCGGTGTTTGCCTACGAGTCCTCTGTGCATAGCACCAACGTCTTGCTCAGCCTCAATGACCAGCGGAAGAAGGATGTCCTGTGTGATGTGACTGTCCTGGTGGAGGGCCAGCGGTTCCGAGCCCACCGCTCGGTGCTGGCTGCGTGCAGCAGCTACTTCCACTCGAGAATCGTAGGCCAGACTGACGCAGAGCTCACCGTCACACTGCCTGAAGAG GTAACGGTTAAAGGATTTGAACCTTTAATTCAGTTTGCctacactgccaaactcattttaaGTAAAGACAATGTTGACGAAGTGTGCAGGTGTGTGGAGTTTCTGAGTGTACACAATATCGAGGAAtcctgcttccagtttctcaagtTTAAGTTTTTGGACTCCACCTCAGAGCAGCAGGAATGCACAAGAAAAAAGTGCTTCTCCTCACACTGTCAGAAAgcagattttaaattttcattttcagaacaGAAAGATCTAGAAATCGATGAAGCGGATGAattcttggaaaagaaaagtgTTCAGACGCCTCATTGTGACTCCCAAAGGTGTGAGGGCAGTGTAAAAGCATCCCCCCCTCTCCAGGACAGTGTTAGTCAGGCGTGCCAGTCCCTGTGCGTGGACAAGGATGGAGCCCTGGCATTGCCATCTTTATGCCCCAAatacagaaagttccagaaagcgTTTGGAACTGACAAGATCCGAACTCTAGAATCCAGTGTCAGAGATGTCCACACTGCCTCTGTCCCGCCAAATGAGACATCTGAACTTGAGTGTTTCGGGGGAGTGCAGGGGTGTGCAGATTTACAcgtgattttaaaatgtgaaggagtgaagccaggcatggagagTGAAGACACAAAGGGCAAAGACCCCACCCCTCAGTGTCCTGCAGAGCAGGCCCAAGTGACACCTTTGCCTCAGGATTCGGCAGGACCTCACGGGCTCTACTCCCTGTCAGTCTTGCACACCTACGAGCAGTCAGGTGATGTGGTCTTTGCTGGGATGCAGAGTAAAacagtgaaaacagaaaagccTCTGTCGGGGCCAGATGCCCAGGACGAGAAGCCATTGGAAAATCAGGATTTATATCTGAAGTCTAGCACGGGCCCCAAAGAAGACAGCAGCAGCCTTGCATCTGAGGATCGGAGTAGTGTGGAGCGAGAGGTGGCAGAGCACCTGGCCAAAGGCTTCTGGAGTGACATTTGCAGCACGGACTCGCCTTGCCAAATGCAGTTGTCACCTGCTGTGGCCAAAGACGGCTCAGAACAGGGCTACTCGCAAAGGCGGTCCGAGTGTCCCTGGTTGGGTATCAGGATCAGCGAGAGCCCCGAGCCAGGCCAGCGGACTTTCACAACTCTCAGTTCCGTCAACTGCCCTTTTATCAGTACTCTGAGTTCCGAAGGCTGCTCAAGTAACTTGGAAATTGGAAACTATGATTATGTTGCGGAGCCTCAGCAGGAGCCTTGCCCGTATGCTTGTGTGATTAGCCTGGGAGATGACTCTGAGACCGACACGGAAGGCGACAGCGAGTCCTGTTCTGCCAGGGAGCAGGACTGTGAG GTGAAGCTGCCATTCAATGCTCAACGGATAATTTCACTCTCACGAAATGATTTTCAATCCTTGTTGAAAATGCACAAACTGACCCCAGAACAGCTCGACTGTATCCATGACATCCGCAGGAGGAGTAAGAACAGAATCGCTGCGCAGCGCTGTCGCAAGAGGAAACTTGACTGTATCCAGAACCTTGAGTCGGAAATCGAGAAGCTG CAAAGTGAAAAGGAGAGCTTGCTGAAGGAGCGAGACCACATTCTGTCAACGCTGGGGGAGACAAAGCAGAACTTGACTGGACTTTGTCAGCAAGTGTGCAAGGAAGCCGCTCTGAGCCCCGAGCAGATCCAGATCCTCGCCAAGTACTCGGCCTCCGACTGCCcgctttcctttttaatttctgagaaaggaaaaagtacTCCCGATGGCGAGCTTGCTTTTACATcagttttcagtgtgtgtgaCGTGCCTCCAACTGCACCACCTCCCTGTGGGCGAGGGAACAGCGCAGCCAGCCAGGAGCTTGTGCAGGAGTCCCCGTCAACCACCGCAGCCGCCCCGGAGCAGGCCACGCTGTTGGAACCCTGTCGgcagagtgctgggatctcaGACTTCTGTCAGCAGATGTCTGACAAGTGCACTACTGACGAGTAA